From Amaranthus tricolor cultivar Red isolate AtriRed21 chromosome 4, ASM2621246v1, whole genome shotgun sequence:
TAAAAactgtctcatttgagaatttatatGACCTTAATTTTGTTggagtaaataatttttattaagtttaaaaaattaaatttaatttaacttgatattactattattttacaatttaaataaacaaaGCCCAAGTTGAGCGCTTCCTATATATgaataaattcaattttcattaaGCCTTTTCTCCTTTTGATGAACTCTTTAATATAAGAAatgtttatatttaatttaattattatttatctttcacTATTTCACTCCGTAAGCtgaaatttcaatttaattacaaggatacacaaattttaaatgttttttcttGATGCTATATTACTTACTATAAATTTGAATAGTACTTGTGTAATTTTATAGCACCAGGAAACAAAAAATAGTCGGATTTCGCACTACAACATTCCTAATAACTGAAAACGAACAAATGTAATCATAGCACCAAACATATGTAATAGTTTAAAAGATATACAGGAATGATGAAATATATACACACACCAACAGGCAACAGACACTGAGGAAAACGAATGCTTTGTATGAGCGTCGATTCCTAGAATATATCTATCAAAAACCACACCGAATGCTGAAAATCAGAGCAATTATCTGCCACGATAGTCCCGCCACACAAGTATCATCAATTTCTTCAAAACTGTACAAAAATTTATGACAATAAAAGGTAAGTGGACACATCTTTGCTAAAAATCTCTACAATAGCATAACCTCGTCCTATATTGCCCTCCCTCTAATAGGGAGAGAACAACCATACATCGCTCTTTTTACTTAGCATCTTCACAGCCTCAAGAGTACCGAGAGATTAGCCTCTCCTTGAAGTACAACTCAATGAGCTAGGATAACTGGATGCTTATCTCTACTAAAGCCACTAATCCTTAAACAAGCTGACAGGGAGGAAGAAGGTTAAGTTAAGAGCCAAGAGGAGTGATTTTTAGCAGCCAAACTGTGTTATTTTTCATCTTATATCCAGAAGTAGAGAGAtgaaaaactataataaaagaCTGAATATTGACTAAGAAGTGGTGCTTGCTACGATAGCTTGCATGAAACCATTACATTATTGATGTCATTAGCTGTCAAAATTGCTGGAAGATTCAGCAAAGAGGTGTGaagtaatcaatttaaaatgGTTGTCTTAAAAAGAAGGTACATATTGAATAATCAACCCCTGGATGGCTGGATATGTAGTAAAAACGAAATGAAGAAAAGGTTTCAAAGCAAGTTCTAAATCAAGTTCTTCGAGTAAGGAAATGCTGCTAGATATATATTTCCAAGGACACGCTTTTAGATATGTTAATAAGTTGCTCTTCATGTGAAAAAAAGAACGAGtatgtattttgtttatatttatttacGTGGATGATACTCAATGGTGATAATTTTTAGGTTTGATACTTTTATTACTTCAACAAGGCTATTGCAAAAGAATTCTAACAGAGATTGACTAGGGTCACATGTCACATTATATTGTCATGGAAAATGTGGAAAGGAAAAGTAGAACATATATCACATTAGGTACAGGATCAAGGAAGATGCTTTTGAGTGGCGACCTCATCATTGATGAAGCAAAGAGATCAATTACATTAGTTAGGAGTCAGGTTGAGAAACTGGTATTACCCACCGCATGCCATCCTCCCTTACACAAGCTAAGATATTTAGGTGATCAACAAGCAGAAACTTTAAAAGCAATACTTGAACTTTACCATTGTTTTATGTTAAAGAAAAAGTGTTTCAAGAGATATTTGGAGTGTAAATGCTTgccaaatataaattttttacgTGAGTTGTGGTCATGGAAATTTTGAGAGGAAGGTTATACATGATGACTGCACCAATATGTACATCATAGTTGATGAAGGTGTGAAGAAGAATTTGATGTCATTACCTCCTTAACAAACAATAGTTACTGTCAAGGAGCAGAATCTGTGTTGATGGCAAGCTAGAACTGCATCCTATAAATGAAGAGTTCAAGAAGCTATCCACTGCATGTTCTTCAATTATGACTAGACTGGATAAACACCAGTTAAAAGAAAGCGACTAAGCTAGGGTCCCTGTTATCCAATCCACATTTCTACTTCAAAGGGAAGCCTAGCATATAGTGCGATGATCAATGGCCAGTTCAATTAATTTGCAAGAATAAGTCGATGAAAGGAGCACATGGTGTATTTGCAAAACCAAGGCTAGTGATCTCTGGTGATGAATTGGGTCAAAGGGTCCAAGGGCATTATCGACATTTTACTATTACTTAGTCTTTGGGTTTTGTTAGTTAGAATAGTTGTTATTGTAGTATTTTGTTTGTTGGGCATAGGCTATATAAACAAGCCAGCCTTGTAATGTTTAGTTAGCTTttgaatattgaataataaggaaTTGTCCTTTGGAGTTTTGTGGCAGGCTCTAAATTGCCCAATAGTGTGTGTTTACCATCCAGTCTTGGTTCGGGTCTTGGCAGATCTATTACATCTCTCTTTTTGTGAAGCGTCCGAATTGAGGACGATTATGTTGGAAAAGGGGGAATCAACAGGTTCAGGTGGACACCATGATGAGAGGAGTGTTATTAATAGTTGGGCAAGCAAACAGTGCAATATAGAATCATGTTTTACCTAATATGACAGTAGACTGCCATTATCAAATTATCAATACATTAAATATCTGATATGGCATTCCAGAGTCTTCAAAACATTCATCACCATCACAGTAATAACTTATTTAACTTGCATTGCAGGCTGGGAGCCTTCACAACACATATTTAGGTACTAAATGCTCTAGAGGTGAAAAAAATACTTCGTGATGTAGATTGAAACagtttaatattgagttatattcaaatacctcaatagaagtattaaaaaaattaaatgcacCTAAAAATGTTAACGATTCACTTACAATGATTGTTGAACACTAAAAAGTCAACTAGTGTTAAGTTATCCCATCTGCCACTGCAACAAACAAATCAACAAAAAGTAAACAGATATGAGacaattatttctaaaaataactAGGGATGAAGCAACTAGAACCTaggaagtaaaaaaaattacagaAATTCTCTTCATGGTGATAAATCTTTCACCCACTGTGATTTCTAGTATTCCGAGATCAGATTACAATTAATAATACCTTAAGAACTGGTTCACCCCTATTAGCATTCCCAGAGTGCTTTTCTTTTGCTGCTTGTGCACGGGCAGCTCTTCCAATAGCAGACAGTTCAAATTCCTGTTGTCTACATTTGTTCCACAAATTCATGAAGCACTTTGGTCAGGAAAGAGACTTTATACATCAAAGCAAGACCACTTAGACAACTAGTTTCAATGAGCCAAAAAGAGAAGTTGCTAACAACAAACAATCAATGACAAAAGTACATCTTACTTTCATCTGTATCAGGCACATATGGCTGTGATTGAGCCAGATAAGTAAGAACGTATGGGCTTCATACGCGAAATATTTGACAGAGACAATTGTACTCTGAGTGTGATGATTTAAGCCGAGCCTAGCAAAGCTTTGCTGCTAAAGTTCTTTTAGTACATATGTCAAATTCCATTTTTTCCCAACTTCATTGAATGTTGGATGTTATTAATTCTCATTTTTGCATTTTAGTTTTCTAGTAATACTTCATCTACATTCTACACTGGTTTGTaatatttcaatatattaaaattgaaacttaattcaaagcttcaaaacaaaaataacattagGGAACTACAAAGAACCAAAATGCGAATTCCTATCAAGCTTCAGGTGTAGAGAAAAGATTGCGCTTCAGCTCAATGAATTTATACTACATCAGCTTCAGCCTTAAAGGCTTCCCCTAAGCAAGCCAAGTTCAAATCTTAGGTAATGGACATGGATTCAAAATCAGCTCATTATGACCCCTATATGCACATCCAGACTACCAACAACTCCAAAGCTTAATTTCAAATAGACCTCCCTTTCTCTAAGAAGACATTTCCAGTTATTCATATACCATTTTAGTATTTGATGCCCAAGTGATGGTACTTAATCTATGACATTTCCTAACAGATCCACGGAAACAGCATCGCATATTGATATGAATATACTTCATGacaacaaaaatgaaaaaagccAGGGCCAATGGCCATTTTGCAAAATGG
This genomic window contains:
- the LOC130810302 gene encoding uncharacterized protein LOC130810302, coding for MGAGCSCFDGEAKQQRREQEQLASQEARAKAAEAAQKRQQEFELSAIGRAARAQAAKEKHSGNANRGEPVLKWQMG